From the genome of Candidatus Nitrospira nitrificans:
CCCATCTGCAATCCAGATATGCCCGTCCTGGATTGTCCATTGTAACTGCATAGCTGGTTTTGCCATTGCAGCCAAAGCACGAACGCTTTCCATCGGGAGCAGCGTCACCGTGAGGTTCTTCAGCCGATCGAGCGCCGGGCTTTGGCTTTCCCACCAGACTTCGGCGCTGCGGGCTCCATAGGCATAGACGATGACCTGTTCGGAGCGGCCGCAGGCCTGACGCAAGGTTTTCTCGCCGGGCTGGCCGATCTCGATCCAGCAG
Proteins encoded in this window:
- a CDS encoding YaeQ family protein gives rise to the protein CWIEIGQPGEKTLRQACGRSEQVIVYAYGARSAEVWWESQSPALDRLKNLTVTLLPMESVRALAAMAKPAMQLQWTIQDGHIWIADGAQTLHLELQRLKS